The window AAGCCCTGGCGATGAAGGCCTTCCGCGAACTTCTGGCGGAGGAGCCTTTTGAGCCGACCAACTACCGCGGTCTGGAGACGCTCTTTGAGCGCGCGCAGGCCCATGATCGACTGCGCCTGACCCGCCAGACGCTGCGAGCACTGGGCGCAAAGGTGGAGTTGAGTGAAGCGCGCACCAAGACCACCCCTTCGCGAGCGGTGGATGCCGAACTCGTGGAGCGCCATCTGATCGACGACGCGCTTCGGGGCGGTGTCTTCCAGGCGCTGCAGACGGCGGTGCCCCTGGCGGAGCGGGTGTTCTCGGAGACGTTGCCCCAGAAGAAAGCACTCGATGGCCAGCGTCTGCGTGCAGGCGATCACCCGGTCTATGACGCCATTGCCGACGGGTTTGCCGCTATCGGTGTGGTGAAGTTCCGCCTCATCGTGGGCGATAGCGGTCCGGAGCATCCGGTGGTCTTTGCCGAGAGCACCCCCACCGTGTGGCTCAATGAGACGTTGATTGATGGTCTCAGCGATGCGGGCCTGCGCTTTGTGGGGGGTTACTGCGCCGCGCTTGTCGTCAGCGACCTTGCCCCCCTGATGAGCCTTGATGGCCGCCAGGTATGGCATCTGATGGAGGGCGTCACCCTGCGTCAGCTCGGTCGTGGCTTCACCGATCGGGTGGATCTGCAGAGCCAGGAGCTGGGTGAGCAGGTCAGCGGTCCTTTCCACAGTCCGGCGCGCCGTCGCCTTGCTCAGGCGATCGAGGCGCATGAAGGGCTCGTCGAGCGGCTGGCCAGCGCTCATTGTGAGGCGTGGGGTCGCAATGTCGATGCCTTTGCCGCGCGCTTTGGTCTCTTGATCTGCGGGGATGTGGCCGCCGCCGTCGAGGCGATGCTTCGCCTGGAAGGTTGGGGCATGCCGCTCGAAGAGGTCGCCACCCAGAAGCGTATCCGTCACCACGACGGCGTCGGCGCGCTGGTTGCCTTTGCGCATGATGACGCCTTTTTGGAACTGCGCTACCGCCTGGGCCTTGCCGGTCGCCCCAGCACGCTGGAGGTCTGAGCGCGCGCGGAAGGTCCTACAGCTTCAACTCACTCGCCCCGGATTGCTCCGGGGCGTTTTTTTGTGAGAGGTTGGGTTGAAGTTTAGCCTTGCCTAAATCTTTTATGGGGTTAGATTAACTTCATAGGTGGGGGCAGCTAAATTTCGCCCCGGCGCACATGGTGTGCGCTTTCATGACCTGTGAGGCTTTTTATGATGACGTTGAACTCTCATGTTTTGCGCATGCTCCTCGCGTCGATTGTGGCTCTTGCTCTTCAAAGCGGTTGCGAGCGCGACACCGCGCCTCTCGACGAGCGCCCCCTGGTCGTGGCAACCACCACGATGCTCGAAGACCTCACGCGAGAACTCGCCGGTGAGGACGTTCGTGTGGTCGGACTGCTCTCTGCGGGGGCGGATCCGCATATCTACCAACCCCGTCCGGCCGACGCTCGCCAGATCGCCGGGAGTGATCTGGTGGTCATGAACGGACTCTTGCTCGAAGGCTGGATGGAGGGGCTGGTGCGACACGCCGGTGGCGAGCGTCCGATTCTCGTCGTCGGTGAGAGTCTTGAGACAGAGCGGCTGATGTCGGTAGACGGTGCGGTGGATCCGCACTTCTGGTTCGATGTGGCGCTGTGGCGAGAGGGGGGCGAAGACGTCGCTCAGGCGCTGCAAGAACTCTTTGAGGAGGGCGACGCGCGTCGCGCGGCCATTGCCTCACGTCACGCCGACTACGACGCGGAACTCGAAGCGCTCGATGCGTGGGTTCGCACTCAACTGGCGACTGTCCCCCGAGAGCAGCGGGTGCTCATCACCAGCCACGATGCTTTCGGCTATTTCGGGCGAGCGTACGAGCTGGACGTCGAAGCCATTCAGGGACTGAGCACCGAGCAGGAGGCCAGTCAGCGCGACGTCATTAATATGATCGAGGTGGTGCGCAAACGAAACGCCCCGGCGGTCTTTATGGAGTCTTCGGTGGCGCCCGGGCTTATTGAGCAGGTTGCTCGCGAGACGGGAGCTCGCATCAGCGGCCCGCTCTACTCCGACAGTCTCGGGCCAGAGCAGAGCGGGGCGCATACCTATGTCAAGATGGTGGAGTCGAACGTGCGGCTGATCACCGGGGCACTGGGCGGAAACCCGGAAGCCTTTAAACGTCGGGCGAAACGGACCTCCTCGAAGGATGCCCGGGAGGATGGCGCATGAGTTCTGAGGACGCGTTACGCATTCAAAATCTCAATCTTTCGTATGGCACCGAACGGGTCGTTGAGAACGTCAATTTAAGGCTGAAGCCCGGGAGCCTGGTCGGCATCGTCGGGCCCAATGGTGCAGGAAAGTCGACACTCATCAAGGCGATTGCCGGAGCCAAAGAGCCCGACAGTGGCACGATCGTCATCTGCGGTGAAAAGGGACGTCTCGGGAGAAAGAGCCTGACGTATGTGCCCCAGCGTGGCGAGGTCGACTGGGACTTTCCCATCACCGCCGAGGAGGTGGTGCGTCAGGGGCGTTTTGCGCATGTGGGCCTGCTTCGGCGCTTCGGCGGCGAGGACAACGCGGCTGTCGCCAACGCCCTGAATGCGGTGGCGATGACAGAGTTGAGGCATCGCCAGATTGGTGAACTCTCAGGCGGGCAGCAGCAGCGCGTCTTTCTCGCTAGAGCCCTGGCTCAGGGCGGAGAGGTGTTTCTGATGGATGAGCCTTTTGCCGGCGTCGATGCAGCCACAGAGAAAGCTATCGTGGAAGTGTTGCGGGCGTTACGTGATGCGGGAAAGACCGTGGTTGTCGTGCATCACGATCTGGTCACGGTGAGTGACTACTTCGACGATCTGGTGTTGCTAAACCGCACGATCATTGCCCAGGGACCGACTGCCGAGGTCTTCACTCCTGAGAACATGCGAGAGACCTATGGCGGCAACCTCGCGATCTTTGAGCGTCGCGATGTGATCGCAGCGGTGGAGTAGGGCGATGGAACCGGGCAGTACCGAGATCTTCTGGAGTCGCGCCACCGAGTTCTTTTCGTTGCAGTACGACTTCGCGCTCTATGCGTTGCTTGCGGCGGTGCTCGTCGGGGTGATCTGCGGGTTGGTGGGCACCTTTATGGTGCTGCGGGGCATGTCGCTTGTGGGTGATGCCGCCGGACACGCCACGCTGCCCGGGGTCGCCATCGCCTTTCTGCTCACGGGCACTAAGAGCGCGCCAGCGTTACTTCTGGGGGCGCTGATAAGCGCGGTGCTCGGCGCGATGACGATTACCTGGATAAGCCGGGGGCCGCGCGTGCGCGCCGATGCGGCAATCGGCATTGTGCTCTCGACGTTTTTTGGCCTGGGCATTGTGCTGCTCTCCTACATTCAGACCTCACCCACCGGGCAACAGGCCGGGCTCTCGGAGTATCTCTTTGGCAACGCTGCGGCAGTTACTCCGGCGCAGATCGGGGTGGTCGCCCTGGCTGGCGCACTGCTCGTCGTGCTTGTGGGGGTGTTCTATCGACCGCTCTCGCTGATGGTCTTTGATGAGCGCTTTGCTCAATCGCTGGGGTTGCCGACCCACTGGCTGGAGTTGGGGTTGATGTCCGCTCTGGCTATGGCTGTGGTCCTCTCCATTCAGGCGGTCGGGGTGATTCTGGTGGCGGCGATGTTGATCATCCCTCCCTCTGCGGCGCGCTTTCTCTCAAAGAAGCTCTCCGGGGTGATGATGGCTTCCGTGGCTATGGGGGGCGTCAGCGGAGCTCTGGGGGCGATGTTCTCCTACGTGTATGAGGGCGTGGCGACAGGCCCTGCGATGGTGCTGGTGGCGGTCTTTTTCTTCTCGCTGGCGCTGGTCTTCGGCCCGGTTGGAGGGGCCGTGCCCCGGGCGCTTCGCCGACGACATGCTCGCCGGAGTGCGTTGCTACGAGGTTCGCGATGAGCTTCTTTATGGAGCCCTGGCAGTGGGGCGACTGGATGTGGCGGGGCATGCTCACGCTGAATCTGGTGGCGATCACCTGCGCGGTGTTGGGCGTCTTTTTGTATCTCCGCCGTATGAGCCTTATTGCCGATGCGCTGGCCCACGTGGCGCTCCCGGGCATTGTGATGGCCTTTCTGGTCACGGGTTCTCTCGATGGAGCGTTGATGCTGGGAGGCGCTGCGCTGGTGGGGTTGTTTACGGCGGTGGCCATCGAGTGGATCAGTCGCCAGCCCTCGGTGCGCAGCGACGCGGCGATTGGCGTGGTCTTTACCGCGCTCTTCGCATTGGGCGTGATTTTGCTATCCACCCGGGTGCGCGACGCGCATATCGATACCCATTGCTTGCTCTACGGAGACGTGCTCGGTGTCAGTGATCGCGCGCTGAGCCTGGTGGCCTGGAGTACGCCGGTGGTTCTGGGACTGGTGGCGATCTTCTATCGCTGGCTGGCCGTGAGTAGCTTCGATGCGCGCTTTGCACTGGCGATGGGCGTGCCGGTAGCCGCCCTGAACTACGGTTTGATGAGTGCGGTGACGGTCACGGCCGTGGCGGGATTTGAAGCGGTCGGTGCGGTTCTGGTCATCGCGCTGATCATTGTTCCGGCTGCCACGGCACACCTGCTGGCTCGCAGCCTTAAGGCGATGCTGGCGATCAGCATCGGCCACGGGATCCTGGCCAGCTGGGCCGGTATGTACCTGGCCATCGGCCTCAATATCTCGGCAGCCGGAGCGGTGGTCGTCGCCGGAGGGGCACTCTACGCGCTGGCCTTTCTCTTCGCCCCGGAGCATGGTCGCTTCTGGCGCTGGCGGCGGCGCTCGCTGGCAACCGCCGGGCAGCGCCAGCCCTTGTCGCCATCGGGGTGATCTGTTAGACCCCGCTGGAAGTCAAACCCTCGCTCTGGATGATGCGTCGATGCCCACGATATCGGTCGAAAACTACCTCAAGGCCGTTTTTCATCTTCAGGGGGACACCGATGAGCGGGTCAAGACGAAGGCGCTGGCCGAACACCTGGACATCTCGCTGCCCTCGGTTACCGGGATGCTCAAGTCGCTGGCGGATGAAGGCCTGGTCGACTACGTGCCGTACCGCGGTGCATTGCTCTCCGAGGCCGGACGTCGG of the Lujinxingia sediminis genome contains:
- a CDS encoding metal ABC transporter ATP-binding protein, producing MSSEDALRIQNLNLSYGTERVVENVNLRLKPGSLVGIVGPNGAGKSTLIKAIAGAKEPDSGTIVICGEKGRLGRKSLTYVPQRGEVDWDFPITAEEVVRQGRFAHVGLLRRFGGEDNAAVANALNAVAMTELRHRQIGELSGGQQQRVFLARALAQGGEVFLMDEPFAGVDAATEKAIVEVLRALRDAGKTVVVVHHDLVTVSDYFDDLVLLNRTIIAQGPTAEVFTPENMRETYGGNLAIFERRDVIAAVE
- a CDS encoding metal ABC transporter permease; translated protein: MSFFMEPWQWGDWMWRGMLTLNLVAITCAVLGVFLYLRRMSLIADALAHVALPGIVMAFLVTGSLDGALMLGGAALVGLFTAVAIEWISRQPSVRSDAAIGVVFTALFALGVILLSTRVRDAHIDTHCLLYGDVLGVSDRALSLVAWSTPVVLGLVAIFYRWLAVSSFDARFALAMGVPVAALNYGLMSAVTVTAVAGFEAVGAVLVIALIIVPAATAHLLARSLKAMLAISIGHGILASWAGMYLAIGLNISAAGAVVVAGGALYALAFLFAPEHGRFWRWRRRSLATAGQRQPLSPSG
- a CDS encoding metal ABC transporter substrate-binding protein; amino-acid sequence: MMTLNSHVLRMLLASIVALALQSGCERDTAPLDERPLVVATTTMLEDLTRELAGEDVRVVGLLSAGADPHIYQPRPADARQIAGSDLVVMNGLLLEGWMEGLVRHAGGERPILVVGESLETERLMSVDGAVDPHFWFDVALWREGGEDVAQALQELFEEGDARRAAIASRHADYDAELEALDAWVRTQLATVPREQRVLITSHDAFGYFGRAYELDVEAIQGLSTEQEASQRDVINMIEVVRKRNAPAVFMESSVAPGLIEQVARETGARISGPLYSDSLGPEQSGAHTYVKMVESNVRLITGALGGNPEAFKRRAKRTSSKDAREDGA
- a CDS encoding metal ABC transporter permease, encoding MEPGSTEIFWSRATEFFSLQYDFALYALLAAVLVGVICGLVGTFMVLRGMSLVGDAAGHATLPGVAIAFLLTGTKSAPALLLGALISAVLGAMTITWISRGPRVRADAAIGIVLSTFFGLGIVLLSYIQTSPTGQQAGLSEYLFGNAAAVTPAQIGVVALAGALLVVLVGVFYRPLSLMVFDERFAQSLGLPTHWLELGLMSALAMAVVLSIQAVGVILVAAMLIIPPSAARFLSKKLSGVMMASVAMGGVSGALGAMFSYVYEGVATGPAMVLVAVFFFSLALVFGPVGGAVPRALRRRHARRSALLRGSR